From Pseudoalteromonas viridis, the proteins below share one genomic window:
- the syd gene encoding SecY-interacting protein — translation MSVRTLILELHEKFANSVQQSQGHWPLIQYDEQWPSPCETGEPRGDGLIAWQAVPRTPGGDLNALASALDTQFSAELSDFYGSAYGGNILLMLEGEEIELLQAWNEEDFERLQQNITGHVLMKRRLKQADTVFIGLTAQEDVLITVQLSSGEVCLERVGKAPHTVLAPSLSAFLSQLTEQF, via the coding sequence ATGAGCGTGCGCACTTTGATCCTCGAACTTCACGAAAAATTTGCCAACTCGGTGCAGCAATCCCAGGGCCACTGGCCACTGATCCAATATGACGAACAATGGCCCAGCCCCTGTGAGACTGGTGAGCCAAGGGGTGATGGGCTGATAGCCTGGCAGGCAGTACCAAGAACCCCTGGCGGGGATTTGAATGCGCTGGCCAGTGCACTGGATACCCAGTTTAGCGCTGAGCTGAGTGACTTTTACGGCTCGGCTTATGGCGGCAATATACTGCTTATGCTGGAGGGAGAAGAAATTGAGTTGTTGCAAGCCTGGAACGAAGAGGACTTTGAGCGTTTGCAGCAGAATATCACAGGCCATGTACTGATGAAGCGTCGCCTGAAACAAGCTGATACCGTTTTTATTGGCCTGACTGCACAGGAAGATGTGCTGATCACTGTGCAGCTGAGTAGCGGAGAAGTGTGCCTTGAGCGTGTCGGTAAGGCACCACATACCGTGCTGGCGCCCAGCCTGAGCGCATTCCTGAGCCAGTTAACGGAACAGTTTTAA
- a CDS encoding Zn-ribbon-containing protein, producing MFVVDLTFDCYQDTTLELAEQAINRLVNALRFNGQIIGDEFPTVLKEGFFITRVMCPLEDSLHPLHHSPFVKHAIEQLQQAGLLAPKVKVIGQDIHANGADQCQSPSSFILYTTYVHTCSPLYCGDDFQPVPLYTIPAIANGDYKALIKWQEDWQACDQIQINGATRCEFAALNELTSLDSDLTRRGLDLSKRIRYLTKKPVYYYLYRVGGESLAQEKARKCPGCGEHWALDEPWFGIFDFKCDTCELVSNISWDFQ from the coding sequence ATGTTTGTGGTTGATCTCACTTTTGACTGTTACCAGGACACCACGCTGGAACTGGCCGAGCAGGCCATTAACAGGCTGGTCAATGCCTTGCGTTTTAATGGCCAAATCATCGGTGATGAATTCCCCACCGTGCTGAAGGAAGGTTTTTTTATCACCCGGGTGATGTGTCCACTTGAAGACTCTTTGCATCCGCTGCATCACAGCCCTTTTGTCAAACATGCCATTGAGCAACTGCAACAGGCAGGATTGCTGGCCCCTAAAGTAAAAGTGATTGGTCAGGATATTCACGCTAATGGTGCCGATCAGTGCCAATCTCCGTCCAGCTTTATTCTTTACACCACGTATGTGCATACCTGCAGCCCGCTCTATTGCGGTGATGATTTTCAGCCGGTTCCGCTATACACCATTCCGGCCATCGCCAACGGGGACTACAAGGCATTAATCAAATGGCAGGAAGACTGGCAGGCCTGTGATCAGATCCAGATCAATGGCGCCACGCGCTGCGAGTTTGCCGCTCTGAACGAGTTGACCAGCCTGGACAGCGACCTGACCCGGCGAGGGCTGGACCTGAGTAAACGGATCCGTTATCTCACCAAAAAACCCGTGTATTACTACCTGTACCGGGTTGGCGGCGAGAGTCTGGCGCAGGAAAAGGCGCGTAAGTGCCCGGGATGCGGTGAGCACTGGGCATTGGATGAACCCTGGTTTGGGATTTTCGACTTTAAGTGTGATACCTGCGAGCTGGTCTCTAATATTTCCTGGGACTTTCAGTAA
- the queF gene encoding NADPH-dependent 7-cyano-7-deazaguanine reductase QueF (Catalyzes the NADPH-dependent reduction of 7-cyano-7-deazaguanine (preQ0) to 7-aminomethyl-7-deazaguanine (preQ1) in queuosine biosynthesis) has protein sequence MTDYNNAPELKASVLGKTTEYASQYDPSLLHPIARKLNRDQIAVDEQALPFFGEDIWHGYELSWLNSKGKPQVAIARFVFPCQSSHIIESKSFKLYLNSFNQSKFDSFDSVRNALQQDLSAAAKCDVAVTLYGPDDHDCLPFSALPGECIDELDITVDDYSPRDGLLALQSDEPVSETLHSHLLKSNCLITSQPDWASIVIRYEGAKICRESLLRYLISFRDHNEFHEQCVERIYCDLLRALNPSKLEVYARYTRRGGLDINPFRSSEQNQTAFNVRINRQ, from the coding sequence ATGACAGACTACAATAACGCCCCGGAGTTAAAAGCTTCTGTGCTGGGTAAAACCACAGAATACGCCAGTCAGTATGACCCCAGCCTGCTGCACCCTATCGCCCGTAAGCTCAACCGCGACCAGATAGCCGTAGACGAGCAGGCATTGCCGTTTTTTGGTGAAGACATCTGGCACGGCTATGAGCTGTCCTGGCTGAACTCAAAAGGCAAACCGCAGGTGGCTATCGCGCGATTTGTATTCCCTTGTCAGAGCAGCCACATTATCGAGTCCAAATCCTTTAAGCTCTATCTGAATAGTTTTAATCAGAGCAAATTTGACAGCTTTGATAGCGTACGCAATGCCTTGCAGCAAGACCTATCCGCAGCAGCCAAATGTGATGTGGCAGTGACGCTGTATGGCCCCGACGACCATGATTGCCTGCCATTTTCGGCGCTGCCGGGCGAGTGTATTGATGAGTTAGATATAACAGTAGATGATTACAGCCCGCGCGATGGCCTGCTGGCACTGCAAAGCGACGAGCCGGTCAGTGAAACCCTGCACAGCCACTTGCTTAAGTCGAACTGCCTGATCACCTCACAGCCAGACTGGGCCAGTATCGTGATCCGTTATGAGGGCGCGAAAATCTGCCGGGAGTCGCTGCTGCGTTACCTGATCTCATTTCGCGACCATAACGAGTTTCACGAGCAGTGTGTTGAGCGCATTTACTGCGACCTGCTGCGCGCGCTCAACCCCAGCAAGCTGGAAGTCTACGCCCGTTATACCCGCCGTGGCGGCCTGGATATCAATCCATTTCGCTCCAGCGAGCAAAATCAGACCGCCTTCAACGTGCGGATCAACCGTCAATAA
- a CDS encoding DUF3301 domain-containing protein, translated as MITLWLFILIGAVIAFFWFGRQIAEAAQQHAVGQAEKLNVQLLSVACVKRRLAVLSNGRLGIKSQFAFEFSSDQQSAYTGTMHLENLRLKKMDIPPHRIG; from the coding sequence ATGATCACTCTTTGGCTTTTTATTCTTATCGGCGCAGTCATTGCGTTCTTTTGGTTTGGCCGTCAGATAGCAGAGGCGGCACAACAGCATGCGGTTGGACAAGCTGAAAAGCTCAATGTCCAGCTACTCAGTGTAGCCTGTGTTAAACGCAGGCTCGCCGTGCTGAGTAATGGCAGGCTGGGAATAAAAAGTCAATTTGCCTTTGAGTTCAGCTCAGATCAGCAAAGTGCCTATACCGGTACTATGCACCTAGAAAACCTGCGCCTTAAAAAGATGGATATTCCACCGCACCGAATAGGCTGA
- a CDS encoding DUF2789 domain-containing protein: MDTSAHNLKNLFAQLGLDNSEASMEAFFAQHSLPSDMLLAEAPFWNEGQKHFIEESLREDADWSEVIDELDARLR; this comes from the coding sequence ATGGATACCAGCGCACATAATTTGAAGAACTTATTCGCTCAACTCGGGTTGGACAATAGCGAGGCCAGTATGGAAGCTTTTTTCGCCCAGCACAGCCTGCCCAGTGATATGCTGCTGGCAGAAGCGCCATTTTGGAATGAAGGGCAAAAACACTTTATTGAAGAATCACTTAGAGAGGATGCTGACTGGAGTGAAGTCATTGACGAGCTAGACGCGCGATTGCGTTAA
- a CDS encoding GNAT family N-acetyltransferase, with protein sequence MTNPASSAQLTVKHLLPEDSTVAASLLYRAYHDDKLFKDVLGGSDAQTYESRLRALIREELSCFGQSAQPLIGLYQAQSLLAIACVFEAQTELQASRRWDWRLRLMMSAGYLQTQQLIDKEKTIREALAEQGHYYFLSFIAVEPHYQGQGLGHHLLDALDELVKENPVASGLGVFVSEADQNAFFRQHGYEKFQVLTFKSVQGELLFKTRAAIMEKSL encoded by the coding sequence ATGACTAACCCGGCATCCAGCGCACAACTAACCGTTAAACATTTACTCCCCGAAGACAGTACTGTAGCTGCCAGTCTGTTATACAGGGCCTACCACGATGATAAGTTATTTAAAGATGTGCTGGGGGGCTCGGATGCGCAGACTTATGAGTCACGTCTGCGTGCATTGATCCGCGAGGAGCTGTCGTGCTTTGGCCAGTCAGCTCAGCCCTTGATTGGGTTGTATCAGGCGCAGTCTCTGCTTGCGATTGCGTGCGTGTTTGAAGCGCAAACCGAGTTACAGGCCTCGCGACGCTGGGACTGGCGTTTACGATTAATGATGAGCGCCGGATATCTACAAACACAGCAGTTAATAGACAAAGAAAAAACCATTCGCGAAGCGCTGGCGGAGCAGGGGCATTATTATTTTTTGTCTTTTATCGCCGTTGAGCCGCACTACCAGGGCCAGGGCCTGGGACATCATTTACTGGATGCGCTGGATGAATTGGTAAAAGAAAACCCCGTCGCCAGTGGCCTTGGCGTGTTTGTGTCAGAGGCTGATCAGAATGCCTTTTTTCGCCAGCATGGCTATGAAAAATTTCAGGTTTTAACCTTCAAGTCAGTTCAGGGCGAACTGCTGTTTAAAACACGAGCAGCCATTATGGAAAAAAGCCTGTGA